In Halorientalis sp. LT38, a genomic segment contains:
- a CDS encoding aldehyde ferredoxin oxidoreductase family protein, whose protein sequence is MLRNRGPLLTLDLDRRAVEETDVESVHERYIGGRGVGTRLAHERIPFDADPFGPENSLFFSTGPMQASTMSFTGRMNCTGLSPLTDGLLSSNAGGFMSRNFADTGYGAVEVTGASDDLLAIHVRDDGVEFEDVSELAGATVSETVEYFEDERGISADQTGVIGPGGENEVRFASIMTSESRAFGRGGLGAVLGAKNVKALTVGGDSAPEIEIDGIQRDVHREAATDDHIMKRQGTVSVMDLANEVNGLPSYYFSEQQFEGVEGINGDAVEDKKYKKGTCSACAFACKLPTRDEASGVETEGPEFEVAMAFGSNSGVDDVVEVMQSNELCDQYGLDAISAGNTVAAYLAAEDEFGNTDLIHETVEKIARREGIGDRLAEGVDRVHDDLGVENWSVKGMDFAAHEGRVLNGQGLSYAVSNRGADHMYATFYSVEYPLVPEEEALDPEGTLGKAEELVHRENLMALNDCGVVCKFSRDFMNRERYEALFDASFEELLAVGARTVTLERHFNNQRGFDRDDDRLPYDLPDLEAALDEYYDERGWNDGVVPDDALPADCESAGAGS, encoded by the coding sequence ATGCTCCGGAATCGCGGTCCGCTGTTGACGCTCGACCTGGATCGGCGGGCGGTCGAGGAGACGGACGTCGAATCGGTCCACGAACGGTACATCGGAGGGCGCGGCGTCGGAACACGGCTCGCACACGAGCGGATTCCCTTCGACGCCGACCCGTTCGGCCCCGAGAACAGCCTCTTCTTCTCGACCGGGCCGATGCAGGCCTCGACCATGAGTTTCACGGGGCGGATGAACTGCACAGGATTGTCGCCGCTGACCGACGGCCTGCTCTCCTCGAACGCCGGCGGGTTCATGTCCAGGAACTTCGCGGACACGGGGTACGGCGCGGTCGAGGTTACCGGCGCGAGCGACGACCTGCTCGCGATTCACGTCCGCGACGACGGCGTCGAGTTCGAGGACGTGTCCGAACTGGCGGGCGCGACCGTCTCCGAGACCGTCGAATACTTCGAGGACGAACGCGGGATCAGCGCCGACCAGACGGGCGTGATCGGGCCCGGGGGCGAGAACGAGGTCCGGTTCGCCTCGATCATGACCTCCGAGTCGCGGGCGTTCGGCCGGGGCGGACTGGGCGCCGTCCTGGGCGCGAAGAACGTCAAGGCGCTCACCGTCGGGGGCGACTCCGCACCCGAGATCGAGATCGACGGGATCCAGCGGGACGTCCACCGGGAGGCCGCGACCGACGACCACATCATGAAACGGCAGGGGACCGTCTCCGTGATGGATCTCGCCAACGAGGTGAACGGGCTGCCCTCCTACTACTTCAGCGAACAGCAGTTCGAGGGCGTGGAGGGGATCAACGGCGACGCGGTCGAGGACAAGAAATACAAGAAAGGGACCTGCTCGGCCTGCGCGTTCGCCTGCAAGCTCCCGACCCGGGACGAGGCGAGCGGCGTCGAGACGGAGGGCCCGGAGTTCGAGGTGGCGATGGCCTTCGGATCGAATTCGGGCGTCGACGACGTCGTGGAAGTGATGCAGTCCAACGAACTGTGCGACCAGTACGGGCTCGACGCAATCTCCGCCGGGAACACGGTGGCCGCCTACCTCGCCGCCGAGGACGAGTTCGGCAACACCGACTTGATCCACGAGACCGTCGAGAAGATCGCCCGTCGCGAGGGGATCGGCGACCGACTGGCCGAGGGCGTCGACCGCGTCCACGACGACCTGGGCGTCGAGAACTGGTCGGTCAAGGGGATGGACTTCGCCGCCCACGAGGGGCGTGTCCTCAACGGCCAGGGACTCTCCTACGCGGTCTCGAACCGGGGTGCGGATCACATGTACGCGACGTTTTACTCCGTGGAGTACCCGCTCGTCCCGGAGGAGGAGGCGCTGGACCCCGAGGGCACCCTCGGGAAGGCCGAGGAACTGGTCCATCGAGAGAACCTCATGGCGCTCAACGACTGCGGCGTCGTCTGCAAGTTCTCCCGGGACTTCATGAACCGCGAGCGCTACGAGGCGCTGTTCGATGCGTCGTTCGAGGAGCTGCTCGCGGTGGGCGCTCGCACCGTCACGCTGGAACGGCACTTCAACAATCAGCGGGGCTTCGACCGCGACGACGACCGGCTCCCCTACGACCTGCCGGACCTCGAGGCGGCGCTGGACGAGTACTACGACGAGCGCGGCTGGAACGACGGCGTCGTCCCGGACGACGCGCTCCCGGCCGACTGCGAGTCAGCCGGAGCCGGTTCCTGA
- the bioD gene encoding dethiobiotin synthase, translating into MTRDFAVVGTDTGVGKTVVTAGLVGRLREDGVDARAIKPCQTGYPADDDAGFVVEACDDAAAASCLRRLEPALAPAVAADEVGAALSYDEILRGCREELAEAEVGVVEGIGGLRVPLADEREVIDLVTDLEVPALVVARSGLGTLNHTALTVEALRRRDVPVAGIVLNEYAGETTAERSNPDVLARMTDLPVETVPPLSLDEPSAAVRGIGEHLPRSLLPTA; encoded by the coding sequence ATGACGCGGGATTTCGCCGTCGTCGGCACCGACACCGGCGTCGGCAAGACCGTCGTCACCGCCGGGCTGGTCGGCCGGCTTCGCGAGGACGGCGTCGACGCCCGGGCGATCAAACCCTGCCAGACCGGGTACCCGGCGGACGACGATGCGGGATTCGTCGTCGAGGCCTGCGACGACGCGGCCGCCGCGAGTTGTCTCCGCCGGCTGGAACCCGCGCTCGCGCCCGCAGTGGCTGCCGACGAGGTGGGTGCCGCACTCTCTTACGACGAGATACTCCGGGGCTGTCGGGAGGAACTCGCCGAAGCCGAGGTCGGTGTTGTCGAGGGAATCGGCGGTCTGCGGGTACCGCTGGCCGACGAGCGGGAGGTCATCGACCTCGTGACGGACCTCGAGGTGCCCGCGCTCGTGGTCGCCCGGTCCGGGCTCGGGACGCTCAATCACACCGCGCTGACCGTCGAGGCCCTGCGACGGCGGGACGTGCCCGTCGCTGGGATCGTGTTAAACGAGTACGCGGGCGAGACCACCGCCGAGCGGTCGAACCCCGACGTGCTGGCACGGATGACGGATCTCCCTGTCGAGACGGTGCCGCCGCTATCGCTGGACGAACCCAGCGCGGCAGTGCGCGGGATCGGTGAGCACCTGCCGCGCTCTCTACTGCCGACAGCGTAG
- a CDS encoding aminotransferase class I/II-fold pyridoxal phosphate-dependent enzyme, which produces MRGDASLDGPEGSDAGGDLDRGFDPVARLGERETSGLRRDLTPAEAVQPRTRIAEDPGADRVSFEGDERLLFAANDYLGLAGDDRVQRAAAETAREVGTGSGASRLVTGDTTAHRALERDLADAKGTARALVFSSGYATNVGVIDALGPDVVFSDELNHASIVDGCRLAGAETVVYDHCDPAALRARMRERAETEDGATGESWLVLTDSVFSMDGDVAPLESICDVVEAFGAWLMVDEAHATGLYEGGGGIVQREGLADRVHVQMGTLSKALGSQGGYVAGSEPLIEHVLNAARSFVFSTGLAPPAAGAAREALRIAREDDEHRDRLWENVARLREGLADAGYEVWGETQILPVVVDDREDAMALDEQLRKRNVVAPGIRPPTVPEGTSRIRVAPMATHSDSAIDRCLTAFREAGREVGVI; this is translated from the coding sequence ATGCGCGGTGACGCCTCCCTCGACGGTCCCGAGGGGTCCGACGCGGGCGGAGACCTTGACCGCGGGTTCGACCCGGTCGCTCGCCTCGGCGAACGTGAGACGAGTGGCCTCCGCCGTGATCTGACCCCGGCCGAGGCCGTACAGCCGCGGACCCGGATCGCCGAGGATCCCGGCGCCGATCGCGTTTCCTTCGAGGGCGACGAGCGGCTGCTGTTCGCGGCGAACGACTACCTGGGGCTGGCCGGCGACGACCGCGTCCAGCGGGCAGCGGCCGAGACGGCCCGCGAGGTCGGGACGGGGTCGGGCGCCAGCAGGCTCGTCACGGGGGACACCACCGCCCATCGCGCGCTGGAGCGTGACCTCGCCGACGCGAAGGGCACAGCGCGCGCGCTCGTCTTCTCGTCGGGCTACGCGACGAACGTGGGCGTGATCGACGCGCTCGGACCGGACGTGGTCTTCTCCGACGAACTGAACCACGCGAGCATCGTCGACGGCTGCCGACTGGCCGGCGCGGAGACCGTCGTCTACGATCACTGCGACCCGGCCGCCCTCCGGGCGCGGATGCGTGAGCGAGCGGAGACGGAGGACGGGGCCACCGGGGAGTCCTGGCTCGTCCTCACCGACTCGGTGTTCAGCATGGACGGCGACGTGGCACCGCTCGAATCGATCTGCGACGTGGTCGAGGCCTTCGGCGCGTGGCTCATGGTCGACGAGGCCCACGCCACGGGGCTCTACGAGGGCGGTGGCGGGATCGTCCAGCGCGAGGGACTGGCCGATCGCGTTCACGTCCAGATGGGGACGCTTTCGAAGGCGCTCGGCAGCCAGGGCGGCTACGTCGCCGGTAGCGAACCGCTGATCGAGCACGTCCTGAACGCCGCGCGCTCGTTCGTCTTCTCGACCGGACTGGCACCGCCGGCCGCCGGCGCCGCCCGTGAGGCCCTGCGGATCGCCCGCGAGGACGACGAACACAGGGACCGGCTCTGGGAGAACGTCGCCCGCCTCCGCGAGGGGCTTGCAGACGCCGGTTACGAGGTGTGGGGGGAGACGCAGATCCTCCCAGTCGTCGTCGACGACCGTGAGGACGCGATGGCGCTGGACGAGCAACTCCGGAAGCGCAACGTCGTCGCGCCCGGAATTCGACCGCCGACGGTCCCGGAGGGCACGAGCAGGATTCGCGTCGCGCCGATGGCGACCCATTCCGACTCGGCGATCGACCGCTGTCTGACGGCGTTTCGCGAGGCCGGTCGTGAGGTGGGCGTGATATGA
- a CDS encoding transcriptional regulator translates to MDHVNFAVLGCGGIGRRTLEVSEEKDHLTPVAACDRHGVAVDHDGLDVDELLAATEGNIDSDPADRARASDTEPRADGGTAASATGDSGVKQTGENAGVVASAQAEPTETPIDDVIAESERVDAVLIALPNFEHDFVPRVADRFADAGYQGVLVDVLKRSRVIGMLDERTETFQERGITFVCGAGATPGFLTGAATVAAQSFVEVESVEIRWGVGLKSGYEDNRGTVREDIAHLAEYDIDDAREMSDAQIEAVIDEHDGVIEFEDMEHADDVLLERAGVCDAEDVTVGGVLDLTSDEKPRTTTVRVTGITFDGERGTNTFELDDDTSMAANVNGPGLGYLKAGVRRNRAGEYGVFGPADLMPGF, encoded by the coding sequence ATGGATCACGTGAACTTCGCGGTACTGGGATGCGGTGGTATCGGCCGACGAACGCTCGAAGTCTCCGAAGAGAAGGACCATCTGACGCCGGTCGCGGCGTGTGACCGCCACGGCGTCGCCGTAGATCACGACGGTCTCGACGTCGACGAACTGCTGGCAGCGACGGAAGGTAACATCGACAGCGACCCGGCGGATCGGGCCCGGGCGAGCGACACTGAACCGCGAGCGGACGGTGGGACGGCGGCCTCCGCGACCGGCGACTCCGGCGTCAAACAGACCGGCGAAAACGCCGGCGTCGTGGCCTCCGCGCAGGCCGAGCCGACGGAGACGCCCATCGACGACGTGATCGCCGAGAGTGAGCGCGTGGACGCCGTCCTGATCGCGCTCCCGAACTTCGAGCACGACTTCGTTCCGCGGGTCGCCGACCGCTTCGCCGACGCCGGCTACCAGGGCGTCCTCGTCGACGTGCTCAAGCGCTCGCGGGTCATCGGGATGCTCGACGAGCGGACGGAGACGTTCCAGGAGCGAGGGATCACCTTCGTCTGCGGCGCGGGCGCGACGCCCGGCTTCCTGACCGGTGCGGCGACGGTCGCCGCCCAGTCGTTCGTCGAGGTCGAATCGGTCGAGATCCGGTGGGGCGTCGGGCTGAAGTCCGGCTACGAGGACAACCGCGGGACGGTCAGGGAGGACATCGCACACCTCGCCGAGTACGACATCGACGACGCCCGCGAGATGAGCGACGCTCAGATCGAAGCGGTCATCGACGAGCACGACGGCGTCATCGAGTTCGAGGACATGGAACACGCAGACGACGTGCTGCTCGAACGGGCCGGCGTCTGCGACGCCGAGGACGTGACCGTCGGCGGCGTGCTGGACCTGACCAGCGACGAGAAGCCGCGGACGACGACCGTCCGCGTCACCGGGATTACCTTCGACGGCGAACGGGGCACGAACACCTTCGAGCTGGACGACGACACGAGCATGGCGGCGAACGTCAACGGCCCGGGGCTGGGGTATCTGAAAGCCGGCGTCCGCCGCAACCGCGCGGGCGAGTACGGCGTGTTCGGCCCCGCGGACCTCATGCCAGGGTTCTGA
- the bioB gene encoding biotin synthase BioB, protein MVYETGNRTIDDAVERVLAGERLDRRDGLALLAQPVGDLAAGADYVRSQLGDDTVDACSIVNAKAGDCAEDCGFCAQSVHFDTGIETYGFLDPEAILEAAKRAERDGAQRFGIVVAEKGVSKEHRPEEWQEVLRAIRLVRDETDVEVDASLGILTREEAEILADEGINHYNHNIETSPRFFPEIVDTHSFEDRVETLELAKDVGMDLCAGVILGMGETPTDRVDAAIALQDIGVSSLPVNVLNPVAGTALGEKLGDSAAISTEGIVKTVAVYRFLHPNARVRLTGGREVNLDADEQHLPFEAGADGILTGDYLTTGGQSPGEDIEVMERAGMEPNIAQNEFDAEAVKARADGDPADGAEKPETAAGTATSNAELDD, encoded by the coding sequence GTGGTTTACGAGACTGGAAACCGGACGATCGACGACGCCGTCGAGCGGGTCCTCGCGGGCGAACGGCTCGACCGCCGCGACGGACTGGCCCTGCTGGCACAGCCGGTGGGGGACCTCGCGGCCGGTGCGGACTACGTGCGCTCACAGCTGGGCGACGACACCGTCGACGCCTGTTCCATCGTGAACGCGAAGGCGGGCGACTGCGCCGAGGACTGCGGCTTCTGCGCCCAGTCGGTCCACTTCGACACCGGCATCGAGACCTACGGCTTCCTCGATCCGGAAGCGATCCTCGAGGCGGCGAAACGCGCGGAACGGGACGGTGCCCAGCGGTTCGGCATCGTCGTCGCCGAGAAGGGCGTCTCGAAGGAGCACCGCCCCGAGGAGTGGCAGGAGGTGCTGCGCGCGATCAGGCTGGTCCGCGACGAGACCGACGTCGAGGTCGACGCCAGCCTCGGCATCCTCACTCGCGAGGAAGCCGAGATTCTCGCCGACGAAGGTATCAACCACTACAACCACAACATCGAGACCTCCCCTCGCTTCTTCCCGGAGATCGTCGACACCCACTCCTTCGAGGATCGGGTGGAGACGCTCGAACTCGCGAAGGACGTGGGGATGGACCTCTGTGCCGGCGTCATCCTCGGGATGGGCGAGACGCCGACCGATCGGGTCGACGCGGCGATCGCGCTGCAGGATATCGGCGTCTCCTCGCTCCCGGTGAACGTGCTCAACCCCGTCGCAGGGACGGCACTGGGCGAGAAACTGGGTGACTCGGCCGCCATCTCCACCGAAGGGATCGTGAAGACGGTCGCCGTCTACCGGTTCCTCCACCCGAACGCGCGCGTTCGACTCACGGGTGGGCGCGAAGTCAACCTCGACGCCGACGAACAGCACCTGCCCTTCGAGGCGGGCGCGGACGGCATCCTGACGGGCGACTACCTCACCACGGGCGGGCAGTCGCCCGGCGAGGACATCGAGGTGATGGAACGCGCCGGGATGGAGCCCAACATTGCGCAAAACGAGTTCGACGCGGAGGCGGTGAAGGCCCGCGCCGACGGGGACCCGGCCGACGGTGCCGAGAAACCGGAGACTGCAGCGGGAACCGCCACGAGCAACGCGGAACTGGACGATTGA
- the trxA gene encoding thioredoxin: MSDASDPEDIDAIRERKKEELKAELSGAAGGDEPIHVESRDHFADLTADGVVLVDFYADWCGPCQMLEPTVESVAANTSATVAKVDVDQHQAIAQDFGVQGVPTLVLFADGESVEQVVGVQDEGTLVTLIEQYA, encoded by the coding sequence ATGAGTGACGCGAGCGACCCGGAGGACATCGACGCGATCCGCGAACGGAAGAAAGAGGAGTTGAAGGCGGAGCTCTCGGGTGCAGCCGGCGGCGACGAACCGATTCACGTCGAGAGCCGCGACCACTTCGCCGACCTGACGGCCGACGGCGTGGTCCTCGTGGATTTCTACGCCGACTGGTGTGGCCCCTGTCAGATGCTCGAACCCACCGTCGAATCGGTGGCCGCGAACACTTCGGCGACCGTCGCGAAGGTCGACGTGGATCAGCACCAGGCCATCGCCCAGGATTTCGGCGTCCAGGGCGTGCCCACGCTCGTCCTCTTCGCCGACGGCGAGTCGGTCGAACAGGTCGTGGGCGTCCAGGACGAGGGGACGCTCGTGACCCTGATCGAGCAGTACGCCTGA
- a CDS encoding HalOD1 output domain-containing protein has product MGANDGEVYVLRPDEAGDTDDEAAWVSPQPVSRVVLGAVADAADADVDDFDDLDAYVDRDDLAAVLDGDADEITFAVEDHDVTVDADGDVDVDPAE; this is encoded by the coding sequence ATGGGCGCAAACGACGGCGAGGTGTACGTCCTCCGACCGGACGAGGCGGGCGACACCGACGACGAGGCGGCCTGGGTCAGTCCGCAACCGGTGAGCCGGGTCGTCCTGGGGGCAGTGGCGGACGCCGCGGACGCCGACGTCGACGACTTCGACGACCTCGACGCGTACGTCGACCGCGACGACCTGGCGGCCGTCCTCGACGGCGATGCCGACGAGATCACGTTCGCGGTCGAGGACCACGACGTGACCGTCGACGCCGACGGCGACGTGGACGTCGATCCCGCGGAGTGA
- a CDS encoding LUD domain-containing protein, with translation MSTDSLSTFETAVPGTVHRTAAADASEALAEAIEPPAIGTAIPHDGVSLPDSVETDLSPSDLESAATGVTPAALGIAEYGTVTIPSGAAGDELVSLYTPRHVAVVAASDVVPDMAAAYERLSEDFAAGADTQILSTGPSATADMGTLVQGVHGPSETHVVLLEDR, from the coding sequence ATGAGTACAGATTCGCTATCGACGTTCGAGACCGCCGTGCCCGGGACGGTCCACCGGACGGCGGCCGCCGACGCGAGCGAGGCACTCGCCGAGGCCATCGAACCCCCCGCCATCGGGACGGCGATCCCCCACGACGGCGTCTCTCTCCCTGACTCGGTCGAGACCGACCTGTCGCCTTCGGACCTCGAGTCGGCCGCCACCGGCGTCACGCCGGCGGCGCTCGGAATCGCCGAGTACGGGACCGTGACCATCCCCTCCGGCGCGGCGGGCGACGAACTGGTCAGCCTCTATACCCCCCGACACGTCGCGGTCGTCGCGGCCAGTGACGTCGTCCCGGACATGGCGGCGGCCTACGAGCGCCTGAGCGAGGACTTCGCTGCGGGCGCCGACACCCAGATCCTCTCGACCGGTCCGAGCGCGACGGCCGACATGGGCACACTGGTACAGGGCGTCCACGGCCCCTCCGAAACGCACGTCGTGCTCCTGGAGGACCGATGA
- a CDS encoding LUD domain-containing protein, translated as MSSRREKADALRRLMNSEGETVGRNTRNVNQLSDYAIQRFDDYDEARSAARGIKESAIENLPELIDRVDEAVEENGGQVHVAQTAADANRIVEGIMADRDAEKLVKSKSMTTEEIEVNDHLEEAGYEVFETDLGEFVVQIADEAPSHLIAPAIHKSPDEIAALFNHAFDLETDLSGDPNELTEFARERVGEHIREADVGMTGANFVVAESGTLMLVTNEGNARKTASTPDTHIAVAGVEKLVPSLADLQPFTELIGKTGTGQDITSYVSLMTPPVDTPIPDFEADEFRDAEEREFHLILLDNGRMGMREDDDLRETLYCIRCGACSNACSNFQSVGGHAFGGETYTGGIGTGWEAGVHGLDSASGMNDLCTGCSRCVPKCPVEIDIPWINTVVRDRLNRDAESDEFDFLVEGLAPDEEPGGLDLQKRLFGNVGTLAKVGSLTPGLANAVAGSRPGKWLLDQAFGVDPRRDLPEFADETLREWYGARGAQVSDPDRDVVLYPDVYTDYFDPERGKAAVRTLEALGVRVHIPAVPESGRAPLSQGMVETAREKAEAVHASLVTHIDDGRDVVVIEPSDLAMFRRDYEHLLPERSADRLAENSYEVLEYVYGLLDNGADADALSSPADGDGELAYHSHCQQRTMDLDEYTETVLSDLGYILRTSDVECCGMAGSFGYKREYYEVSVDVGEHLRDDLGDVSDRQLIASGTSCQDQLDALYEREVPHPIEVIAPR; from the coding sequence ATGAGTTCCCGCCGCGAGAAGGCCGACGCGCTGCGGCGGCTGATGAACTCGGAGGGCGAGACGGTCGGCCGGAACACCCGGAACGTCAACCAGCTCTCCGACTACGCCATCCAGCGCTTCGACGACTACGACGAGGCGCGGAGCGCTGCCCGCGGGATCAAGGAGTCGGCCATCGAGAACCTCCCGGAACTGATCGACCGCGTGGACGAAGCCGTCGAGGAGAACGGCGGCCAGGTCCACGTCGCCCAGACGGCCGCGGACGCGAACCGGATCGTCGAGGGGATCATGGCCGACCGCGACGCAGAGAAACTGGTCAAGAGCAAGTCGATGACCACCGAGGAGATCGAGGTCAACGACCACCTCGAAGAAGCGGGCTACGAGGTCTTCGAGACGGACCTCGGCGAGTTCGTGGTCCAGATCGCCGACGAAGCGCCCTCCCACCTGATCGCGCCGGCGATCCACAAGTCGCCAGACGAGATCGCCGCGCTGTTCAACCACGCCTTCGATCTGGAGACGGACCTCTCGGGAGACCCGAACGAACTCACCGAATTCGCCCGCGAGCGCGTCGGCGAACACATCCGGGAGGCCGACGTCGGCATGACCGGTGCGAACTTCGTCGTGGCGGAGTCGGGGACCCTGATGCTCGTGACCAACGAGGGCAACGCCCGGAAGACGGCGTCGACGCCCGACACCCACATCGCCGTCGCAGGGGTGGAGAAACTGGTGCCGAGCCTCGCCGACCTCCAGCCGTTCACGGAGCTGATCGGGAAGACGGGGACGGGCCAGGACATCACCTCTTACGTGTCGCTCATGACGCCGCCGGTCGACACCCCCATCCCGGACTTCGAGGCCGACGAGTTCCGCGACGCCGAGGAACGGGAGTTCCACCTGATCCTCCTCGACAACGGCCGGATGGGGATGCGCGAGGACGACGACCTGCGGGAGACGCTGTACTGCATCCGCTGTGGCGCCTGCAGCAACGCCTGCTCGAACTTCCAGTCGGTCGGCGGGCACGCCTTCGGCGGCGAGACCTACACCGGCGGCATCGGTACCGGTTGGGAGGCGGGCGTCCACGGTCTCGACAGTGCGAGCGGCATGAACGATCTCTGTACCGGCTGTTCGCGCTGCGTCCCGAAGTGCCCGGTCGAGATCGACATCCCGTGGATCAACACGGTCGTCCGCGACCGGCTGAACCGGGACGCGGAAAGCGACGAGTTCGACTTCCTCGTCGAGGGACTGGCCCCCGACGAGGAACCGGGCGGGCTGGACCTCCAGAAGCGGCTCTTCGGTAACGTCGGAACCCTCGCGAAAGTCGGCTCGCTCACGCCCGGCCTCGCCAACGCGGTCGCGGGCAGTCGGCCGGGGAAGTGGCTGCTGGATCAGGCGTTCGGCGTCGACCCGCGTCGCGATCTCCCCGAGTTCGCCGACGAGACCTTACGGGAGTGGTACGGCGCCCGCGGCGCGCAGGTGTCCGATCCCGACCGGGACGTGGTGCTGTACCCCGACGTGTACACGGACTACTTCGACCCCGAGCGCGGGAAGGCAGCCGTGCGAACGCTCGAGGCACTCGGCGTTCGCGTCCACATCCCCGCGGTCCCCGAGAGCGGTCGCGCGCCGCTCTCCCAGGGGATGGTCGAGACGGCCCGGGAGAAGGCCGAGGCGGTCCACGCTTCCCTCGTGACGCACATCGACGACGGCCGGGACGTGGTCGTGATCGAGCCCAGCGACCTGGCGATGTTCCGCCGGGACTACGAGCACCTCCTGCCCGAACGGTCGGCGGACCGGCTGGCAGAGAACAGTTACGAGGTGCTGGAATACGTCTACGGGTTGCTCGACAACGGCGCCGACGCCGACGCGCTCTCCTCGCCAGCCGACGGCGACGGTGAACTCGCCTACCACAGTCACTGTCAGCAGCGGACGATGGACCTGGACGAGTACACCGAGACCGTCCTCTCGGACCTGGGGTACATCCTCCGAACCTCCGACGTCGAGTGCTGCGGCATGGCCGGCAGCTTCGGCTACAAGCGCGAATACTACGAGGTGAGCGTCGACGTCGGCGAGCATCTCCGGGACGACCTCGGCGACGTCTCTGATCGACAGCTGATCGCGAGCGGGACCTCCTGTCAGGACCAGCTCGACGCGCTCTACGAGCGCGAGGTCCCCCACCCGATCGAAGTGATCGCGCCGCGCTAG
- a CDS encoding metallophosphoesterase, producing MSHEDDDRVYYVISDLHVGGDEQLGEVEFLPELLRFLERLERTDENAELVINGDAFGLWEITSVDGTAKFDHLVETYPDLFEQLRKTGENVRITLLPGNHDHELAAYDEYVDRFADYNVIVVQDGSLTRRVGDSVVYFEHGHQQDPNNRIEDWGNPNASPLGYYYNTLVTSRAGQLSDRGRYNWLKDVQAVTPTERMPVWILSKYFYREMNPLIRYALVPFLLLFNVSAVGAVLAGLSLTGVWSAPIDLGTAFLGQFGTAGTALWFILAVNVAVTGLLLLVGIPLYFLRRDVRKTIDRFGVFETALTVDAERPYAEAAREVFSENPETALFCYGHTHRPAAHEIDGRLLVNSGTWLKRLHRRDGPIGVLPPVFYPSYQLCAVRITAAPEGVAVEYEEVQKPSPGTDELTLTERLLTLGRKPNPELPDRTVVATESTAATPEPAE from the coding sequence GTGTCGCACGAGGACGACGACCGCGTCTACTACGTGATCAGCGACCTCCACGTCGGCGGCGACGAGCAACTGGGCGAGGTGGAGTTCCTGCCGGAGTTGCTCAGGTTCCTCGAACGACTCGAACGGACCGACGAGAACGCCGAACTCGTGATCAACGGCGACGCCTTCGGGCTCTGGGAGATCACGAGCGTCGACGGGACGGCGAAGTTCGACCACCTGGTGGAGACGTACCCGGACCTGTTCGAGCAGTTGCGCAAGACCGGCGAGAACGTGCGAATCACCCTGTTGCCCGGCAATCACGACCACGAACTCGCCGCCTACGACGAGTACGTCGACCGGTTCGCCGACTACAACGTGATCGTGGTCCAGGATGGGTCCCTCACCCGCCGGGTCGGCGACAGCGTCGTCTACTTCGAGCACGGCCACCAGCAGGACCCCAACAATCGCATCGAGGACTGGGGCAACCCCAACGCCTCGCCGCTTGGTTACTACTACAACACGCTCGTGACGAGTCGGGCCGGCCAGCTATCGGACCGGGGACGGTACAACTGGCTGAAGGACGTCCAGGCGGTCACCCCGACCGAACGGATGCCGGTCTGGATCCTCTCGAAGTACTTCTACCGGGAGATGAATCCGCTGATCCGGTACGCGCTGGTCCCCTTCCTCCTCCTGTTCAACGTCAGCGCCGTGGGGGCGGTGCTCGCGGGCCTGTCGCTGACGGGCGTCTGGTCGGCGCCCATCGACCTGGGCACGGCGTTTCTCGGGCAGTTCGGCACGGCCGGGACGGCGCTCTGGTTCATTCTCGCCGTGAACGTCGCCGTCACCGGCCTCCTCCTGCTCGTGGGCATCCCGCTGTACTTCCTCAGACGGGACGTGCGAAAGACCATCGACCGCTTCGGCGTCTTCGAGACGGCGCTCACGGTCGACGCCGAGCGACCGTACGCAGAGGCCGCTCGCGAGGTCTTCTCGGAGAATCCGGAGACGGCCCTCTTCTGCTACGGCCACACGCACCGACCGGCGGCCCACGAGATCGACGGTCGGTTGCTGGTCAACAGCGGGACGTGGCTCAAGCGCCTCCACCGCCGCGACGGCCCGATCGGCGTCCTCCCGCCGGTGTTCTACCCCTCCTACCAGCTCTGTGCCGTCCGCATCACGGCGGCACCGGAGGGGGTCGCCGTCGAGTACGAAGAGGTCCAGAAGCCGAGTCCGGGCACGGACGAACTCACGCTCACCGAACGACTGCTCACCCTGGGCCGGAAACCGAATCCCGAACTTCCAGACCGGACGGTCGTCGCCACCGAGTCGACCGCGGCCACGCCGGAACCGGCCGAGTGA